The following are encoded in a window of Aquipuribacter sp. SD81 genomic DNA:
- a CDS encoding glycerophosphodiester phosphodiesterase — protein sequence MRLLPHRPALPAPVRPLVVAHRGASLAEPEHTLRAMERALAEGADGVECDVRLTRDQRPVCFHDVDLDRTSDGRGLLYRRTLAELDALDYGEGPGILTLRRLVELCRDAPRPFGLLVETKHPSRWFWRVERQVVADLRAVLGPRLEGLPFLAVMSFSPMAVRRLAALAPDLHRVRLRSHRAPLPQLSTAHAVGLDLRLVLADPSVVAGCHRLGQRVHVWTVNTPQDVATCTRLGVDGIITDDPATARAVVDDVVGAG from the coding sequence GTGCGCCTGCTGCCGCACCGCCCGGCGCTGCCCGCGCCGGTGCGACCGCTCGTCGTCGCCCACCGCGGGGCGAGCCTCGCCGAGCCCGAGCACACCCTGCGTGCCATGGAGCGGGCGCTCGCCGAGGGCGCGGACGGCGTCGAGTGCGACGTCCGGCTCACCCGCGACCAGCGGCCCGTGTGCTTCCACGACGTCGACCTCGACCGCACCTCGGACGGCCGCGGCCTGCTCTACCGCCGCACGCTCGCGGAGCTCGACGCGCTCGACTACGGGGAGGGCCCCGGCATCCTCACGCTGCGCCGGCTCGTCGAGCTCTGCCGCGACGCGCCCCGCCCGTTCGGCCTCCTCGTGGAGACCAAGCACCCGAGCCGGTGGTTCTGGCGGGTCGAGCGGCAGGTGGTCGCCGACCTGCGCGCGGTCCTCGGGCCGCGGCTGGAGGGGCTGCCGTTCCTCGCGGTCATGTCGTTCTCGCCCATGGCCGTGCGGCGGCTGGCGGCCCTCGCCCCGGACCTGCACCGGGTCCGGCTGCGCTCGCACCGCGCCCCGCTGCCCCAGCTGAGCACCGCGCACGCCGTCGGCCTCGACCTGCGTCTCGTGCTCGCCGACCCGTCCGTCGTCGCCGGCTGCCACCGCCTCGGGCAGCGCGTCCACGTGTGGACGGTCAACACCCCGCAGGACGTGGCCACCTGTACGCGGCTCGGGGTGGACGGCATCATCACCGACGACCCGGCGACGGCCCGGGCCGTCGTGGACGACGTCGTCGGAGCGGGGTGA
- a CDS encoding DUF5926 family protein: MSSRRRPTGQRSTATVDPATPIEPPRGGLRAPCPCGSGKRYKQCHGKARAGAEFVARPFEGLPRETDWVAFREIVPAATMRTRTVDGDEVTFATVLPVAWPALRRADGSVFVGVQAADASADASRDLAAALDEALAADGPGPVEHVDARRSTARLQDRLDLEVEPELVVHEGFDFWVDGVLDADPGDAEDPSDPLTALAPQVRASLERANEAVVPTEKLTAADSAYWCRIGDNVHLRWIINTPEDEFLDALARLHAQPLEGSEQPASTLGDGTRFAGFFRAYGLVVPVWDLPTGSSAEFAEEPFARLVDRFRGALAETGPLDADARRARAGLLARQVTLR, translated from the coding sequence GTGAGCAGCCGCCGCCGTCCCACCGGCCAGAGGTCCACCGCCACCGTCGACCCCGCGACGCCGATCGAGCCGCCGCGCGGCGGGCTCCGGGCGCCGTGCCCGTGCGGGTCCGGGAAGCGCTACAAGCAGTGCCACGGCAAGGCGCGCGCCGGTGCGGAGTTCGTCGCGCGCCCCTTCGAGGGGCTGCCGCGCGAGACCGACTGGGTCGCCTTCCGCGAGATCGTTCCGGCCGCCACCATGCGCACCCGCACCGTCGACGGCGACGAGGTGACGTTCGCCACCGTCCTGCCCGTCGCGTGGCCGGCGCTGCGGCGCGCGGACGGCAGCGTGTTCGTCGGGGTGCAGGCCGCCGACGCCTCCGCCGACGCGAGCCGCGACCTCGCGGCCGCCCTCGACGAGGCGCTCGCCGCGGACGGTCCCGGTCCCGTCGAGCACGTGGACGCGCGCCGCTCCACGGCCCGGCTGCAGGACCGGCTCGACCTCGAGGTGGAGCCCGAGCTGGTCGTGCACGAGGGCTTCGACTTCTGGGTCGACGGCGTCCTCGACGCCGACCCCGGGGACGCCGAGGACCCCTCCGACCCGCTCACCGCGCTCGCCCCCCAGGTGCGGGCGTCGCTCGAGCGGGCGAACGAGGCGGTCGTGCCCACCGAGAAGCTGACCGCCGCCGACAGCGCCTACTGGTGCCGCATCGGCGACAACGTCCACCTGCGCTGGATCATCAACACCCCCGAGGACGAGTTCCTCGACGCGCTCGCCCGGCTGCACGCGCAGCCGCTCGAGGGTTCGGAGCAGCCGGCGTCCACGCTCGGCGACGGCACGCGCTTCGCCGGCTTCTTCCGCGCTTACGGTCTCGTCGTGCCGGTGTGGGACCTGCCGACCGGGTCCAGCGCCGAGTTCGCGGAGGAGCCCTTCGCCCGGCTCGTCGACCGCTTCCGCGGCGCGCTCGCCGAGACCGGCCCTCTCGACGCCGACGCCCGTCGCGCCCGCGCCGGCCTGCTCGCGCGGCAGGTCACCCTGCGCTGA
- a CDS encoding homocysteine S-methyltransferase family protein, protein MHDHRHDIYLTDAGLETELLFLDGRDLPDFASFPLLDEPAGRERLVGYYRDFVALADGLGVGAVLETPTWRASADWGARLGVDAEALARLNADAVAVLREAVDAVRPSVDVVVSGNLGPRGDGYLVEQRMDVDEAAAYHRPQVEALAGAGADRIAVVTVTYAEEGAGVARAAAAVGVPVLVSFTVETDGRLPSGQPLADAVAQVDRLTDGYPTGYGVNCAHPDHVHDALDGLGDQAERVHLFRANASRMSHAELDEATELDDGDPLELGAQLADLRRRHPHLTTFGGCCGTDLRHVRAAGNALTGAAVGA, encoded by the coding sequence GTGCACGACCACCGCCACGACATCTACCTGACCGACGCGGGCCTGGAGACGGAGCTGCTGTTCCTCGACGGGCGCGACCTGCCCGACTTCGCCTCGTTCCCGCTGCTCGACGAGCCGGCCGGACGCGAGCGCCTCGTCGGCTACTACCGCGACTTCGTCGCCCTGGCCGACGGCCTCGGAGTCGGGGCGGTCCTCGAGACCCCGACGTGGCGGGCCTCCGCCGACTGGGGCGCCCGGCTCGGGGTCGACGCCGAGGCCCTCGCCCGCCTCAACGCCGACGCCGTCGCCGTGCTGCGCGAGGCGGTCGACGCCGTGCGGCCGTCGGTCGACGTCGTCGTGTCCGGCAACCTCGGGCCGCGTGGCGACGGGTACCTCGTCGAGCAGCGGATGGACGTCGACGAGGCCGCCGCCTACCACCGCCCGCAGGTCGAGGCGCTCGCCGGCGCGGGGGCCGACCGGATCGCCGTCGTCACGGTGACCTACGCGGAGGAGGGCGCCGGTGTCGCCCGCGCCGCGGCCGCCGTCGGGGTGCCGGTCCTCGTCTCGTTCACCGTCGAGACCGACGGTCGCCTTCCCTCCGGCCAGCCGCTCGCCGACGCGGTGGCGCAGGTCGACCGGCTCACGGACGGCTACCCGACCGGCTACGGGGTCAACTGCGCGCATCCCGACCACGTGCACGACGCCCTCGACGGCCTCGGTGACCAGGCCGAGCGCGTCCACCTCTTCCGGGCGAACGCGTCGCGGATGAGCCACGCGGAGCTCGACGAGGCCACCGAGCTGGACGACGGCGACCCGCTGGAGCTGGGCGCGCAGCTGGCGGACCTCCGCCGTCGCCACCCCCACCTCACGACCTTCGGCGGCTGCTGCGGCACCGACCTGCGCCACGTGCGCGCGGCCGGCAACGCCCTGACCGGCGCGGCCGTCGGCGCCTGA
- a CDS encoding ATP-binding protein yields the protein MTEGDEMVSATTVRTEREWTLPHDAAAVPGAREQLVDLLEELGVAEETVVEAELAASELLGNAVMHGRPTTDGTVVLRARVREQAVEIAVTDGGPAEGQAADIRPRRTSVVATRGRGLRIVRSLAHEWGVLVDADQGGTTVWASIGGPSRRRAG from the coding sequence GTGACGGAAGGTGACGAGATGGTGTCGGCCACGACGGTCCGCACGGAGCGTGAGTGGACCCTGCCCCACGACGCCGCCGCGGTGCCCGGCGCCCGCGAGCAGCTCGTCGACCTGCTCGAGGAGCTCGGCGTCGCGGAGGAGACGGTCGTCGAGGCCGAGCTCGCCGCGAGCGAGCTGCTCGGCAACGCCGTCATGCACGGTCGCCCCACCACGGACGGCACCGTCGTGCTCCGGGCTCGTGTGCGCGAGCAGGCTGTCGAGATCGCCGTCACCGACGGTGGGCCCGCCGAGGGCCAGGCCGCCGACATCAGGCCGCGGCGCACGTCGGTCGTCGCCACGCGCGGACGCGGGCTGCGCATCGTGCGCAGCCTCGCCCACGAGTGGGGTGTGCTGGTGGACGCCGACCAGGGCGGCACCACCGTGTGGGCGTCCATCGGCGGTCCGTCGAGGCGTCGCGCGGGCTGA
- a CDS encoding AfsR/SARP family transcriptional regulator — MLRLLGEVVLDGTGPVPGRARRVLLATLALARPAPVSVDGLVDAVWGGDPPAHPVAALHNQVSRLRSSLPTGIAVTATPEGYRLDAVDDLVDAARLEGALARAAALPPGHRLPVVDEALALWRGEPYACLDDPVAAGERERLSRVRAALADVRAEDLVSGGRVLEAVVELEGRLPGDPLRERTVELLMRAYVAAGRRADALAAYRDLHARSVDELGLDPSPALRALHAAVVDDTVEVPRPAGTVRPGREAAAEPPVREPVSQHVRTPVPPPMPPPVPHRPVVRLVGRDGDAALASRLLAGHRSVTLVGPGGVGKTRLAEHVAAAVPDRVVTVAELATAEDPADVDGLVASSLRAAPTAGRTARDRVLATLRHGRHLLLLDNCEHVAAAAADLVDAVLAGTPDVTVLATGREPLDVDGERVVRLDPLPPEEAVRLFADRAASLGLPLPSDERTRERVARVCRAVDGLPLGVELAAARLQAMTLEELVERVDDLLGLLVGGRRSTAARHRSLRGLVEWSVRDLPPVLHRTFVRFAVFAGPVDAATAAGVCGGDATEVRDRLAGLARRSLLVQVREPGRPLRYRCLQTVRAYAQDLLEAGGEAGNARDAHARLVVAAAEAAASLDGSATEPLPALAEVRAAHRHLLAVGDGHEALRLAAALHHPALFRMQAEVYGWVAETAARFGDLDDQHTERVVAAAATGAWQTGDLERARLHAAHAERVAARSSWPDAGGSAAEARADVLLFDGDLDGAAGAWEESVVRSRAGGRDARLLTRLADRAMVAGYLDRLDVVESCLAEARALLPAHESWFTAWVDYAEGEALAGHDPTRALDALDRALAAARRTGADFTTGVAGLTWVGLRVRAGDAVAAGPVLRDLLLRWRRAAAWVQQWITLRTAVELLERLGEHVAAARVLGAVEASGTVGVTGPDAERLHLLGLRLAAALPDAAAHRDAGADLDRDAVVDLVLSRLPAGSDSTATAP, encoded by the coding sequence GTGCTCCGCCTGCTCGGCGAGGTGGTCCTCGACGGCACCGGGCCCGTCCCGGGGCGCGCGCGGCGCGTGCTGCTCGCGACGCTCGCGCTGGCGAGGCCTGCCCCGGTGAGCGTCGACGGCCTCGTCGACGCGGTGTGGGGCGGCGACCCGCCGGCCCACCCCGTCGCGGCGCTGCACAACCAGGTGTCGCGGCTGCGCTCGTCGCTGCCCACCGGCATCGCGGTGACCGCGACGCCTGAGGGCTACCGGCTGGACGCCGTCGACGACCTCGTGGACGCGGCACGGCTGGAGGGCGCCCTCGCCCGGGCGGCGGCGCTGCCGCCGGGCCACCGCCTGCCGGTCGTCGACGAGGCCCTCGCCCTGTGGCGGGGCGAACCGTACGCCTGCCTCGACGACCCGGTCGCCGCCGGCGAGCGGGAGCGGCTGTCGCGCGTGCGGGCCGCGCTCGCCGACGTGCGGGCGGAGGACCTCGTGTCGGGCGGGCGCGTCCTTGAGGCGGTCGTCGAGCTCGAGGGCCGCCTGCCGGGCGACCCGCTGCGGGAGCGCACGGTCGAGCTGCTCATGCGGGCCTACGTCGCAGCGGGACGACGGGCCGACGCCCTCGCGGCGTACCGCGACCTGCACGCGCGCAGCGTCGACGAGCTCGGCCTCGACCCCTCGCCGGCGCTGCGGGCGCTGCACGCCGCCGTCGTCGACGACACGGTCGAGGTCCCCCGTCCCGCAGGGACCGTGCGGCCGGGACGGGAGGCGGCTGCCGAGCCGCCGGTGCGAGAGCCGGTGTCGCAGCACGTACGGACGCCCGTCCCGCCGCCGATGCCGCCGCCCGTGCCGCACCGCCCCGTCGTCCGGCTCGTCGGCCGCGACGGCGACGCGGCGCTCGCGTCCCGGCTGCTCGCCGGGCACCGCTCGGTGACGCTCGTGGGGCCGGGCGGCGTCGGCAAGACCCGCCTCGCCGAGCACGTCGCGGCCGCGGTCCCCGACCGGGTCGTCACCGTCGCCGAGCTCGCGACCGCGGAGGACCCGGCCGACGTCGACGGCCTCGTCGCGAGCAGCCTGCGAGCGGCGCCGACGGCGGGCCGTACGGCCCGGGACCGGGTGCTCGCGACGCTCCGCCACGGTCGCCACCTGCTGCTGCTGGACAACTGCGAGCACGTGGCGGCCGCCGCGGCCGACCTCGTCGACGCCGTGCTCGCCGGGACCCCGGACGTCACGGTCCTCGCGACGGGGCGCGAGCCGCTCGACGTCGACGGTGAGCGCGTCGTCCGCCTCGACCCGCTGCCCCCGGAGGAGGCGGTCCGGCTCTTCGCCGACCGCGCGGCGTCGCTGGGGCTCCCGCTGCCCTCGGACGAGAGGACCCGCGAGCGGGTGGCTCGCGTGTGCCGCGCGGTGGACGGGCTGCCGCTCGGCGTCGAGCTCGCGGCCGCCCGGCTGCAGGCGATGACGCTGGAGGAGCTCGTCGAGCGGGTCGACGACCTACTCGGGCTGCTCGTCGGTGGACGCCGCTCCACCGCGGCCCGTCACCGTTCGCTTCGCGGTCTCGTCGAGTGGTCGGTGCGCGACCTGCCGCCGGTGCTGCACCGCACGTTCGTGCGCTTCGCGGTCTTCGCCGGACCGGTGGACGCCGCGACCGCCGCGGGCGTGTGCGGCGGCGACGCGACCGAGGTCAGGGACCGGCTCGCCGGTCTCGCCCGCCGGTCCCTGCTCGTGCAGGTGCGGGAGCCTGGCCGGCCGCTGCGCTACCGCTGCCTGCAGACGGTGCGCGCGTACGCGCAGGACCTGCTCGAGGCCGGCGGCGAGGCCGGGAACGCGCGCGACGCCCACGCCCGGCTCGTGGTGGCCGCGGCGGAGGCGGCCGCCTCGCTCGACGGATCGGCGACGGAGCCGCTGCCTGCTCTCGCCGAGGTGCGGGCGGCCCACCGCCACCTGCTGGCGGTCGGCGACGGCCACGAGGCGCTGCGGCTGGCGGCTGCGCTGCACCACCCGGCGCTGTTCCGCATGCAGGCGGAGGTGTACGGCTGGGTGGCGGAGACCGCGGCGCGCTTCGGCGACCTCGACGACCAGCACACCGAGCGCGTGGTGGCCGCCGCAGCGACCGGGGCGTGGCAGACCGGGGACCTGGAGCGGGCGCGGCTGCACGCGGCGCACGCGGAGCGCGTCGCCGCCCGGTCGTCGTGGCCGGACGCCGGCGGCAGCGCCGCCGAGGCCCGAGCCGACGTCCTGCTCTTCGACGGCGACCTCGACGGCGCCGCGGGCGCGTGGGAGGAGTCGGTGGTGCGCTCGCGCGCGGGCGGCCGCGACGCCCGCCTGCTCACGCGCCTCGCGGACCGGGCCATGGTCGCCGGCTACCTCGACCGGCTCGACGTGGTGGAGTCGTGCCTCGCCGAGGCCCGGGCGCTCCTGCCCGCGCACGAGTCGTGGTTCACCGCCTGGGTCGACTACGCCGAGGGGGAGGCGCTCGCCGGCCACGACCCGACGCGGGCGCTCGACGCCCTGGACCGGGCGCTCGCGGCGGCGCGCCGCACCGGCGCGGACTTCACGACCGGGGTGGCGGGCCTCACCTGGGTGGGCCTGCGGGTGCGGGCGGGCGATGCCGTCGCAGCCGGGCCAGTGCTGCGCGACCTGCTGCTGCGGTGGCGGCGAGCCGCGGCGTGGGTGCAGCAGTGGATCACGCTGCGGACCGCGGTCGAGCTCCTGGAGCGGCTCGGGGAGCACGTCGCGGCGGCGCGCGTGCTCGGCGCGGTCGAGGCCTCCGGCACCGTCGGCGTGACGGGGCCCGACGCGGAGCGGCTGCACCTGCTCGGCCTGCGCCTCGCGGCGGCGCTCCCGGACGCCGCGGCCCACCGGGACGCCGGCGCGGACCTCGACCGCGACGCCGTCGTCGACCTCGTGCTGTCGCGGTTGCCGGCCGGGTCCGACAGCACCGCGACAGCGCCGTGA
- a CDS encoding rhodanese-like domain-containing protein codes for MSEVPTVDVTDVPDDAVVLDVREDDEWQAGHAPGALHVPLNQVPERLDELPDGELHVVCRSGGRSARATAWLNQNGYEAVNVAGGMGAWREAGRPLVSEDGTEPTVR; via the coding sequence GTGAGCGAGGTCCCCACCGTCGACGTGACCGACGTGCCCGACGACGCGGTCGTCCTCGACGTCCGCGAGGACGACGAGTGGCAGGCGGGGCACGCGCCGGGCGCGCTGCACGTCCCGCTCAACCAGGTGCCCGAGCGGCTGGACGAGCTGCCCGACGGCGAGCTGCACGTGGTGTGCCGCAGCGGCGGCCGCTCGGCGCGGGCGACCGCGTGGCTCAACCAGAACGGGTACGAGGCCGTCAACGTCGCCGGCGGCATGGGCGCGTGGCGCGAGGCCGGCCGGCCCCTGGTGAGCGAGGACGGGACGGAGCCGACCGTCCGCTGA